CACTTCGGGCGGGACCGTCCGCGCCGGCGCGATCGTGCTTTGTACGAACGCGTATACCGCGCACCTCGCGAGCTCGCGGGTGCGGCCGGTCAGGGGACAGATGCTCGCGACCGCGCCCACGACGCCGTTCTTCGCCCGCCCGGCATACGCGAACCGTGGCTACCGGTATTGGCGCCAGCGAGCGGACGGGCGGGTACTCGTAGGCGGGTGGCGCGACACCGCCGCTCAGGAAGAGGTCGGCGAGGAGGAACGCACGACGGGCGCGATCCAGCGGCAGCTCGAGACCTTCTTACGCGAGCACGGCATCACCGCGGAGGTCACGCATCGCTGGGCCGGGACCATGGGCTTCTCGCACGACGCGCTCCCCTACATCGGCGCCGTCGCGCCGGGCGTGTTCGTGTGTGGCGGCTTCACCGGGCACGGAATGGCGTTCGGGCCCGCATCCGCCGAGCTCGTCGCGACACTCGTGCGTGGCGCCACACATCCAGACGCCGATCTCTTCGATCCATCGCGCTGATCCTTCGCATACACACGGACCGCGTGATGTCTGTGACGGTCCGTAGTTATCCAATGAGAGGCCGAGCGCACTCGGCGCAACGCAACAGGAGGGAAACCTGCACGCTTCGGCCCTCCCGTCGTTCGGCGACATCGGCGGGCTGCTCGCCTACGTCTTCGGCAATCCCTACCTCTTCATCAGCTCGACGACGGCGATGACCAGCGGTCTGCTCCTCGGCGCCGCGCTTGTCAGCGTCCTCCCTCGGCGCGCATACACGCTCCGTCGCGTCGCGCCGACCCTGGCCGTGATCCTCGCCTACTTCGGTCTCGGGAGCATCGTCCTCTCGACGGAGATCCTCCTGCGCTTCCACGACACGATCCCGAACGAGACCGAGGTCCAGTTCGTCAGCGGGCTGGGCCATCTCGTCGAAGCCGCTCTCGGGATCGCGCTGCTCGGTTCGTATCTGCGCGGGCGCACGCGTGTGGAATGGCTCTGGGCACACACGCTCGCGCTCGGGTACTGGACCTTCCAGGTCGCGGTCCTGACGCCACCGTGGTTCGCGTTCCAGGGTCAGCGCGAGGTGGTGCTGCAGGTCGTGCTGCTGATGCTGATCATCGCGGCGGCGCTGAACGTCCTGCTGTGGAGGACCACCGCGCGGCGGTGAGCCCGCCGGGATTCGAACCCGGAACCAAGGGATTAAAAGTCCCCTGCTCTACCGTTGAGCTACGGGCCCAGCATTCCGGCCATTTTCTCATCAATGGCCTCTGCTGGGCGCTCCGTGCGCCACGTCGCCGCGGCGGCGGGCCGACCCATGAAATATCCCTGGCCTGTTGTGACTCCCAGCGAGATGAGCGTGGCGAGCTCGGCCTCGGTCTCGATCCCCTCGGCCACGACGGTGGTCCCGCTCTTGGCGGCGAATGAGACCAGCGCCGTTGCCATCGCCTGCCGCGCGACGTCCGTATCGATGTCCCGTACGAGGCTCAGGTCCAGCTTCACAAAATCCGGAGCCAGGCTGACGACGTGCCGGAGGCTCGCATATCCCGCACCGGCGTCATCGATCGCGAGGCGAACACCACGGCGGCGCCACCCTTCGATCGCGGTGCGCAGCGCCGGGTAGTCCTCCACGACGACGTGCTCCGTGATCTCGAAAACGACTCCGGTGAGGTCGCGATCAGCAAGTGTCCACGCCAACCGCTCGTGCGCCAGCGTCGTTGGGGACATGTTGATCGAGATGAATGCCGGACCGGCGAGGGAAGTCGCGGCCGAGAGCGCGCGCTCGATCGCCGCGATCTCCATGTCCACGCCGCGACCGAGCCGAGCGGCGTCGCTGAACCACGCATCGACAGGACGCGAGGGCTCGGCAGCGAAGCGCGCGAGCGCCTCATAACCAAGGCTCACCCGCGACGCGAGATCTACGATCGGCTGAAAGACGATCGACGGGTCCCCGAGTGCCAGTGCCGCGTCGAGGCGGGCGGCCATCGCGTGCTCGGCGCGATCTCGCGCTCGCCCACCCTCGAGGCGCCGACTGAGTATCGCCGCGAGGAGGCGCATGACGCGTGCGTCCTGCTCCTGCAGGCGGGGCTCCAGCGCGCTGCGAAAGCACGAGAAGGTCCCGTACAGCGCGCCGTCCGCCTCGTAGATCGGCACACCGATGTAGGCGCCGATGCGCAGCTCGCGGGTGACCGCCAGGGCCTGCGCGGCCGCGACCGCGGAGACATCCGGCATGAGCTCGGGCATCTCGCCGGCGACGATGCGGCGGCAGTACGTTTCCTCCAGCAGCGTCTCGCTTTGGTCGGCCATGGGCGGGTCGCCGATGCACTCGATGAAGCGGTTGATCCGGACCCCCTCGCGGAATTCGCCGATGAACGCGATGTCCATCTCAAGATGCTCGCGCGCGGCGCGAACGATCGCGCGCACCTCGCTCGCATCGGCGAGGAGCATCGAGGGAGAGGGATCGGGACGCGCGGTCACCAGGCTCACGTTCGTGTGCTGCTCCTCTAGGTCCCGTGGCTCTCCACCTTGAGCCGCGGGTAGGCAACCAATGCTGATACCGAGTCCAACCGGCGACATGACCGTTCGGTCATCCCGCGGTCGCGGATCGCGCTTGCTACACGCCTGCTACGCGCCTGCTACCAGGTGGGCCTCCGCGTCACTGCGGCGGCGACGTCGGCGCCGGGACGTTCGCACCGACGACCTTGCGCCGCGCGACGGCGATCGCGGCGGAGATGAAACCGGTGAGCAGCGCCATCGCGATCGTCTGTGGGGTCGCGACGTCCAGCTGAAGCGCAATGACCGCGGCGACCGCGCCGGCAATGCCGCCCTCGATGATGTCGCGGATCACCTGTCCGACTGCCACGACGCGAACTGCTTCATGCGCTGCGGAAGTTACGGCGCAACGCGTGGAGGGTCTTCGGACCGTTCACAGCAGTCAGCTCCGAATCCGCAAAGTCATACCGACCACGCGACGCCACGGCCGGCGACGTGCTTCCGTCGGTCGACGAGCACTGGCGCGGGCGCTCGCCAGTACGGATCGACGCCGAACCGCTGCGCTCGCCGGAGGGAACGGTGCGTGCGGTGGTGGCCTCGCTCACGGAGGTCGTGTCGGCGTCAGCCTGACCGGACGACCGAGCGAGCGCCGGCTGGGCAGTCGCTCGCGTCACGCGCAGCGCACCCGTAAAGTGACGGGCCATGGATGCGGTGAAGGTGCAACCGCCAAGCGACAAGCCCGCCTCGGGCGAGGGCATCTACGTCTACTGCATCATCGAATCGGCCGACCCGCGGGCTTTCGGAAAGATCGGGATCGGCGGCCGCGGCGACGAGGTCTACACCGTGCACCACCAGGACCTCGCGGCGGTCGTGAGTCGCAGTCCGCTCTTGGTGTACGACCCCACACGCGAGAACGCCCTCACTCACGAGCACGTGAACGAAGTCGTGATGATCGACAACAACTTCACGCCCGTCCCGATGAGCTTCGGGACGCTCTTCAAGACGGAAGATGACACGAGAGAGTTCCTGAAGGACACCTACAAGGAGCTTCGCGACGTCCTGGTCAAGATGAAGGACAAGCTGGAGTTCGGTCTCAAGGTGAACTGGGACCGCGAGTCGGTGCTCACCGAGGTCGAGCGTGACTACGAGGAGATCCGCCGACTCAAGGCACAGATCGAGACGAACCAGCAGTCGTCCACGTACTTCGCGCGGATGCAGCTGGGCCGTCTGGTCGAGCAGGCACTGGCCGAGAAGTCCGAGTCCTACGTCCGCGAGATCTACGAGGAGCTGGCGGAATCGGTCATCGCGTCGCGCTCGAACAAAGTGATCGGCGACCGCATGATCATGAACGGCGCGTTCCTGGTCGCGCGCGATCGGGCGGGCATGTTCGATAAGAAGGTGCAGGAGATCGGAAAGCGCTTCGAGGGCAAGCTGTCCTTCAAGTACACCGGACCGTGGCCGCCCTACAACTTCGTCACGATCCGTTTGAAGCTGGAGCGCGCCGCCGGGTCAGGCGCGTGATCCTCTTCAAGCTCCTCGCGCTGCCCGTGACGGCGCCGGCGGCCGGTATCCGCTACTGCCTCGAAAAGGTCCTCGAGGTCGCCGAGCACCAGATGTGGGACGAGGATCCGGTCCGCGAGCAGCTGATGATCGTGAACGAGGCCTACGAGGAGGGCCGGATGCCCGAGGCCGAGTTCGGCGAGCGTGAGGCCGAGCTGCTCGCGCGCTTGCGCGAGATCCGCGAGCACAAGAAAGCGGTCGCGCAGGCGCGGCTCTCCGCGATGCCAGACGACGGTGCGCGCCAGGTCGTCATCGAGCTCCCTGACGAGATCCGATGAGCCGGCTGCGGTACGTGTACGGCATCGCGCGGGCGAGCGACGCTTCGCGCGTCGCATCCGCGGGACTCACGGGCATCGATGAGAGCCCGGTCGGCTACGTCGTTGAGGGGCCACTGCTTGCCGCGACGAGCGACGTCGACGAGGCGGAGTACGGGGAGGCCGCGCTGAACGAGCACGTGCGCGATCTGGATTGGCTCGCGGCGCGCGCCGCGCAGCATCAGGCCGTGAACGGGCGCCTGCTCGAGCTCCTCGGTACGGTCTTGCCGCTGTCATTCGGCGCGATCTACCGGGACGACGACCGCGTGCGGCAGATGCTGCGCGAGGACGCGAAGGACCGGAGCGTCCAGCTCGCCTCGCTCGCGGGTCACGCTGAGTGGGTGGTGACGGTCTCGCGCGACGCGAACGCGCCCGCCGACGATGCGGACGTTCGCGCGCTCGATGCGCAGATCGCCGCGAGCCCGCCCGGCCGCGCGTTCTTGTTGGACAAGCAGCGCGGCACGACCCTGTCCCGCTCCACCCTGAAGCGCGACAGCGACGCGGCGAATACAGCGCTCGAGGCCCTCGAGGGGATCGCGGTGCGCACCTACCAGGAGTCCGTCGTGGCCGGCGGCTCCGACGCGGTGGCGCTGCGCGCATCGATCCTCGTCGCCCGCGAGCGTGAGCCGGCGCTGGCGAAGGCGATCGGCGAGCTCGAGAGTCAACTCGATGCCAGCGGGTATCGCGTGCGCGCGAGCGGGCCATGGCCCGCATACCGTTTCGGAGCGATGCCTTGACGCACGAGCCCGCGACGCTCGATGTGCCCCTGGTGGAGCTGGTGGACCGCTTGCTGAACCGCGGCGTCGTCCTGACCGGCGAGCTCACGATCTCGGTCGCGGGCGTAGACCTCATCTATCTCGGACTCAGCGTGGTCCTGTCGTCCGTCGACACGATCCGGCGGACAGGTGCGGAGGTATGACGCTGCTCCTTCGCGCGATCGTCGCACCGGAGGACGCGGGCATCGCTGAGGAACTGGGGCTGAGCGCGGTGTCGGGAAGCCTGTTGGCGGCGCTGGCTTCGCACTGGGAAAAGGCGCTCGTCGCCGGAGAACCGGAGCTGCTCGATCACCATCGCATCATCCAGTCGGTGTTCGAGCGCGTGCCGTGTCTCCCGGCGCGGTTCGGCAGCGTGTTCGACGACGAGGACGCGCTCCGCACCCGTCTCAACCAGCGCGACGTCGACCTCGCTTCACAGCTCGCACGTCTCGGGCATCGGTGCGAGCTCGCGATCACGTGTGCGTGGCGTGATAAAGGAGTGATCTCGCCGGTCTCGATCATGACCGCCGGCAGCGGGCGGGCCTACCTCGAGCGCGGTCTGCAGCAACGGCGCAGCGACCGGGAGCGGGTCGTCCGCGCCGAAGCGATCGTTGCCCGTCTTCTCGGTGAGCTGGCGACCGAGCCGACCCTCGTGCGCCACCGGACTTGCCCTCGACCGGCGGTGGCCGTTTCAATGTCCGCCTTGGTGACGCGCGACGAGATCGACGGGTTGAGTTCGCGCCTCGAGCGACTCGGCGCGCAGCTTCCCGACGTCACGATCGTCGTGCAGGGACCCTGGGCTCCGTACACGTTCGCGGTGAGCGAATGACCGCGCCCGAAACCACGCAGATCGAGCTCGAGCTCCGCGAGGAGATCACGCGTCTGCGATCGCTGCTGCCAGAGCGCATCGACCTCGAGCCGGAAGACATCGAGCGCGGTCTCGTGGGCCTGGTACTGACACTGGTGGAGTTCCTTCGGCAGGTGCTGGAGCGCCAAGCGATCCGGCGGATGGAGGGCGGCGCGTTGAGCGATGACGAGGTGGAGCGAGTCGGGCTCGCACTGATGCGGCTCGAACAGAAGATCGGCGAGATCGCCGTGCAGTTCGGCCTCGACGAAGACGACATCCAGCTCCGGGTCGGAGCCGCATCATGAGCATGGGCCGGCTTCCACCAGGCGCTCAGCACGAGTCCGCAACGCTCGTCGATCTCCTCGACCGCGTCCTCGACAAAGGACTCGTCGTCGCCGGCGACGTGAGTGTGTCCCTCGCCAACGTGGAGCTGCTCACGATCCGGATCCGGCTCCTGGTGTGCTCGATCGACAAGGCCGAGCAGATCGGCCTCAACTGGTGGCGGAGCGAGCCGGCGTTCGGCGGTCGCAAGACCGACGGGATCGGCGCCGGCGAGGTGGCACGCCTCGAAGCGCGCATCGCGCAGCTCGAGCGGCAACTCAAGACAAAAGGGGGCTAGCAGATGGCGGTCGTAGAACGCAGTCCCGGTGGCTCGAGCCTCATCGACGTGCTCGACCGCATCCTGGACAAAGGAATCGTCATCGACGCTTGGGTCCGCGTGTCGCTCGTCGGGATCGACCTGATCACCGTCGAGGCGCGTGTCGTCGTCGCCTCCATCGACACCTACCTGCGGTACGCGGACGCGCTTGGCCTCTCGCCGCGCCAGGCGACCGGAACGCTTGGCGCTGGCGCGGGCTCGGCGGACACCGCGACGAGCCGAGCACGTACGACGCAGGAGCGGTAAGCCCGACGCCGGACATGCGGGACGTGGTCGAGCGAGAACCGGAGCCGACCACCGGGCGTGACCCGCGCGAGACGCTCGAGCCGATGCTCGACGATCTCGTGCGCGGTCTGGGTTACGACAAGGCGGTCGTCCTCGTCTACGACGAGCCGAGCGCATCCCTGCGTGGGCTGTTCGGCTGGAACGTCACGGACGATCAGGCGCGGCGGCTCACGATCGGCGTCGCGGGTTCGGACAATCCGCTCGTCGTCGCACTGCGCTCGGGCGCGCCACAGCGCGTCGACCCGGGCGACGGTGTGAAGCTCGACGAGAACACCGGCGCCACGCTCGCCGAGATGGGCATCGGCGGCTTCGTCGCTGCGCCTCTTCGCTCCACGACCGGCCGTAGCGACGGCCCGCGTGCGGTCGTCCTTCTCTCCCGCAAGGACGGAGTGCGCGAGGCGGACCTTGAGCGGCTCGTCCCGTTCGCACGGCAGGCGAGCGCCGCGCTCATGCGCGAGCAGGACGTCCAGGTGCTGCGTCAGGCGAGCGAATCGCACGCCGTCGAAAAGGAATGGCTCTGGTGGATGGTGAACTCGGTCGCGGACCCGGTGCTCGTGACCGACGCTCGGAACGACATCCTCCACCTGAACCGCCGCGCCGAGCACCTGTTCCGGTCGAGCGACGAGGACTCCGCGGGTAAGCGGCGAGCGGTCTGGATGAACAATTTCCTCTTCACCGCGGCGCTGTCGGCATGGAATCTCGACACGGCGAGCCGCGCGACGAACCGCGAGGTGACGCTCGTCGATCCCGTGGAGGGCACCGAGCTCATCTACGAGGTCATCACGATGCTGGCGACCAACCACCGCATCGGTGAGCGCGGCGTGGTCTCGGTGCTCAAGGACGTCACCGATATCCGCCACATGACCGAAGAGCTCGCGCGCAGCGCGGAACGGATCCAAACGGCTGACCTTCAGATCCGCGCCGAGCGCGACCGTCTCGACCTCGTCCTCCGGAGCGTGCCGAACCCGATCATCGTGGTCGACAAGGACAACGAGATCATCACGCTCAACGAGGCGGCGCAGCGTCTCTTCGCACCGACGCAGTACAGCACCCGGCACGATCAGATCGCTCTCGCGAACGATGCGCGCTTCACCTCGTTCCTGTCGCAGCTCCGTCTCGAGCCCTCATCCACGAGGCGCGGAGAGGTCATGCTCACCGACCCCGAGACGGAAGAGCACCTGGAGATGGAGGTCACCGCCGCCGACGTGCGCGGGCCCCACGGTTCGGTGGTGGCGACCGTCTCGGCGATGCAGGACGTCGGCCGCCTCCGCGAGCTGGAGCGCCGTCGGCTGGAGCAAGTGCTGTTCGACACCGAGAAGCTTGCCGCAACGGGCCGGCTTGCGGCCTCGATCGCGCATGAGATCAACAATCCGCTCGAGGCGGTGCAGAACTCGCTCTATCTCTTGTCCCGCGCCGTTCCCGAAGGAGCGCCGGAACGGTCGTTCCTCGACATCGCGACGCGTGAGACGCAGCGCATGTCGCGCATCCTTCGCCAGATGCTCGGCTTCTACCGCCCGACGACAT
This window of the Candidatus Limnocylindria bacterium genome carries:
- a CDS encoding GvpL/GvpF family gas vesicle protein is translated as MDAVKVQPPSDKPASGEGIYVYCIIESADPRAFGKIGIGGRGDEVYTVHHQDLAAVVSRSPLLVYDPTRENALTHEHVNEVVMIDNNFTPVPMSFGTLFKTEDDTREFLKDTYKELRDVLVKMKDKLEFGLKVNWDRESVLTEVERDYEEIRRLKAQIETNQQSSTYFARMQLGRLVEQALAEKSESYVREIYEELAESVIASRSNKVIGDRMIMNGAFLVARDRAGMFDKKVQEIGKRFEGKLSFKYTGPWPPYNFVTIRLKLERAAGSGA
- a CDS encoding gas vesicle protein, which gives rise to MSMGRLPPGAQHESATLVDLLDRVLDKGLVVAGDVSVSLANVELLTIRIRLLVCSIDKAEQIGLNWWRSEPAFGGRKTDGIGAGEVARLEARIAQLERQLKTKGG
- a CDS encoding gas vesicle protein K, encoding MTAPETTQIELELREEITRLRSLLPERIDLEPEDIERGLVGLVLTLVEFLRQVLERQAIRRMEGGALSDDEVERVGLALMRLEQKIGEIAVQFGLDEDDIQLRVGAAS
- the gvpJ gene encoding gas vesicle protein GvpJ, producing MAVVERSPGGSSLIDVLDRILDKGIVIDAWVRVSLVGIDLITVEARVVVASIDTYLRYADALGLSPRQATGTLGAGAGSADTATSRARTTQER
- a CDS encoding gas vesicle protein translates to MTHEPATLDVPLVELVDRLLNRGVVLTGELTISVAGVDLIYLGLSVVLSSVDTIRRTGAEV
- a CDS encoding GvpL/GvpF family gas vesicle protein; the protein is MSRLRYVYGIARASDASRVASAGLTGIDESPVGYVVEGPLLAATSDVDEAEYGEAALNEHVRDLDWLAARAAQHQAVNGRLLELLGTVLPLSFGAIYRDDDRVRQMLREDAKDRSVQLASLAGHAEWVVTVSRDANAPADDADVRALDAQIAASPPGRAFLLDKQRGTTLSRSTLKRDSDAANTALEALEGIAVRTYQESVVAGGSDAVALRASILVAREREPALAKAIGELESQLDASGYRVRASGPWPAYRFGAMP
- a CDS encoding EAL domain-containing protein, producing the protein MSLVTARPDPSPSMLLADASEVRAIVRAAREHLEMDIAFIGEFREGVRINRFIECIGDPPMADQSETLLEETYCRRIVAGEMPELMPDVSAVAAAQALAVTRELRIGAYIGVPIYEADGALYGTFSCFRSALEPRLQEQDARVMRLLAAILSRRLEGGRARDRAEHAMAARLDAALALGDPSIVFQPIVDLASRVSLGYEALARFAAEPSRPVDAWFSDAARLGRGVDMEIAAIERALSAATSLAGPAFISINMSPTTLAHERLAWTLADRDLTGVVFEITEHVVVEDYPALRTAIEGWRRRGVRLAIDDAGAGYASLRHVVSLAPDFVKLDLSLVRDIDTDVARQAMATALVSFAAKSGTTVVAEGIETEAELATLISLGVTTGQGYFMGRPAAAATWRTERPAEAIDEKMAGMLGP
- a CDS encoding gas vesicle protein GvpG yields the protein MILFKLLALPVTAPAAGIRYCLEKVLEVAEHQMWDEDPVREQLMIVNEAYEEGRMPEAEFGEREAELLARLREIREHKKAVAQARLSAMPDDGARQVVIELPDEIR
- a CDS encoding ATP-binding protein, yielding MVEREPEPTTGRDPRETLEPMLDDLVRGLGYDKAVVLVYDEPSASLRGLFGWNVTDDQARRLTIGVAGSDNPLVVALRSGAPQRVDPGDGVKLDENTGATLAEMGIGGFVAAPLRSTTGRSDGPRAVVLLSRKDGVREADLERLVPFARQASAALMREQDVQVLRQASESHAVEKEWLWWMVNSVADPVLVTDARNDILHLNRRAEHLFRSSDEDSAGKRRAVWMNNFLFTAALSAWNLDTASRATNREVTLVDPVEGTELIYEVITMLATNHRIGERGVVSVLKDVTDIRHMTEELARSAERIQTADLQIRAERDRLDLVLRSVPNPIIVVDKDNEIITLNEAAQRLFAPTQYSTRHDQIALANDARFTSFLSQLRLEPSSTRRGEVMLTDPETEEHLEMEVTAADVRGPHGSVVATVSAMQDVGRLRELERRRLEQVLFDTEKLAATGRLAASIAHEINNPLEAVQNSLYLLSRAVPEGAPERSFLDIATRETQRMSRILRQMLGFYRPTTSMGPTDVNALVLEAETLVAKRLRENGVRIEKELLPTLPLIRASADQLKQVLLNLFLNATEAMPKGGRLIVATQTGGASELDAYSADVVRIDVRDTGTGISEEAVARIFEPFFSTKMEKGTGLGLWVSHGIVQAHGGTLKVRSRTGHGTTFTITLPIAGPQDNGGQ
- a CDS encoding GvpL/GvpF family gas vesicle protein; protein product: MTLLLRAIVAPEDAGIAEELGLSAVSGSLLAALASHWEKALVAGEPELLDHHRIIQSVFERVPCLPARFGSVFDDEDALRTRLNQRDVDLASQLARLGHRCELAITCAWRDKGVISPVSIMTAGSGRAYLERGLQQRRSDRERVVRAEAIVARLLGELATEPTLVRHRTCPRPAVAVSMSALVTRDEIDGLSSRLERLGAQLPDVTIVVQGPWAPYTFAVSE